The Staphylococcus sp. KG4-3 genome has a window encoding:
- a CDS encoding YIP1 family protein, with the protein METSKLPLAQHFSNLRTNPKWTLKLLIAIVVVILSTIISSSLIDYDTLFKDTGLSGQELEQTKAIGQITGIIGGIVGGIIGIGITFVIFLLISKIMKSDASAKSIFSATLSYTVITSVIGLIVILIQWIAGLSPTDYVITSLNIFDKGNSFLSAFNLQTLIGAYVFGVMLLATNRFSKKSAIIWSIVYLIILVGFALIGASFQ; encoded by the coding sequence ATGGAAACATCTAAATTACCGTTAGCTCAACATTTTTCAAATTTAAGAACTAATCCTAAATGGACATTAAAACTACTTATTGCTATTGTCGTTGTGATACTATCTACCATAATTAGTAGTAGTTTAATTGACTATGATACATTGTTTAAAGATACTGGTTTAAGTGGACAAGAGCTTGAACAAACGAAAGCTATAGGGCAAATCACCGGAATCATTGGTGGCATTGTTGGTGGCATCATCGGCATCGGTATTACATTTGTTATTTTCCTATTAATTTCAAAAATCATGAAATCTGATGCTAGTGCTAAATCTATTTTTTCAGCTACATTAAGCTATACAGTTATCACTAGTGTAATTGGACTTATCGTGATTTTAATTCAATGGATTGCAGGCTTGTCACCAACGGACTATGTCATAACAAGTCTCAATATTTTTGATAAAGGCAACAGCTTTCTTAGTGCATTCAACTTACAAACACTTATAGGCGCTTATGTATTTGGCGTAATGCTCCTAGCTACAAATCGTTTTTCTAAAAAGTCAGCAATTATATGGTCAATTGTCTATTTAATTATCTTAGTAGGCTTTGCATTAATTGGTGCTTCATTCCAATAA